The following coding sequences lie in one Carnobacterium gallinarum DSM 4847 genomic window:
- a CDS encoding class C sortase produces the protein MDQRQKNERINLILKLLMAILFTTGAIIFSYPFLSNAVNSYYDQKMMEKNLAEMAGTNTKEQAKRYQEMAEKNKELAESKNMTNIPGMGLVEDPFENAVDDAKDPGKAYYEEHTVGAIYIPKISVSLPLFDETNAALLEKGATILQGTSYPIGGDSTHSVISGHSGLTERKLFTDLEKLVIGDDFYLTIAGEKLAYAVDDIQIVLPSDIDKVVIQPGRDLVTLLTCTPYGINTHRLLVTGHRVPYVEEMAEEVTSTKKAVERRFRLYLLLIPLFFAMIFYWMYRKFVYYQSGKHSYDFCFYLLENGQPKAGVTFTLVRKKRWATDVTNQPVAVSQVDGWVSFPEIRGGRYYAKAIDGSTKPVKGKVRRLKDRQFVLSRVTKKKHGKKVTYYLENGAKK, from the coding sequence ATGGATCAGCGCCAAAAAAATGAACGGATCAATTTGATTTTAAAACTGCTAATGGCGATTTTATTTACGACCGGTGCCATTATTTTCAGCTATCCCTTTTTGTCCAATGCGGTGAATTCCTATTATGACCAAAAGATGATGGAAAAAAACTTGGCTGAGATGGCCGGAACAAATACCAAAGAACAAGCAAAAAGGTACCAAGAAATGGCCGAAAAAAATAAAGAGCTAGCTGAAAGTAAGAACATGACCAATATTCCTGGCATGGGACTGGTAGAAGACCCGTTTGAAAATGCGGTCGATGATGCCAAAGATCCGGGTAAAGCCTATTATGAAGAGCATACCGTGGGTGCTATCTATATTCCAAAAATTTCGGTCAGCTTACCTTTATTTGATGAAACCAATGCTGCTCTTTTGGAAAAAGGCGCGACGATTTTACAAGGAACGTCTTATCCGATCGGTGGCGATAGTACCCATTCGGTGATCTCAGGCCACAGTGGCTTGACGGAACGTAAACTTTTTACAGATTTAGAAAAGTTGGTGATTGGCGATGATTTTTATTTGACCATTGCTGGGGAAAAATTGGCTTATGCGGTCGATGACATCCAGATCGTTTTACCGTCGGATATCGACAAAGTGGTCATCCAACCGGGGCGGGACTTGGTGACCTTATTGACTTGTACACCTTATGGCATCAATACCCATCGTTTATTAGTCACTGGACACCGTGTGCCTTATGTGGAGGAAATGGCGGAGGAAGTGACCAGTACCAAAAAAGCGGTCGAACGGCGTTTTCGCTTGTATTTACTACTGATCCCGCTTTTCTTTGCCATGATTTTCTATTGGATGTATCGCAAGTTCGTCTATTATCAAAGTGGCAAACACAGTTATGACTTTTGTTTTTACTTATTGGAAAATGGTCAACCCAAAGCAGGCGTGACTTTTACCTTAGTGCGTAAAAAACGCTGGGCAACAGATGTCACTAACCAACCAGTTGCTGTAAGCCAGGTGGATGGATGGGTGTCTTTCCCTGAGATCAGAGGGGGTCGTTATTATGCCAAGGCGATCGATGGGTCGACAAAACCAGTTAAGGGCAAGGTCCGCCGTTTAAAAGATCGGCAGTTTGTTTTAAGCCGCGTCACGAAGAAAAAGCACGGTAAGAAAGTTACTTATTATCTGGAGAATGGAGCGAAAAAATGA
- a CDS encoding SpaH/EbpB family LPXTG-anchored major pilin, with amino-acid sequence MKKLWKTLFAALLVVPLFTGVFGAKTVSAAEATTTNVTINKRIWKDGEAPAQGSMQNTGEEMDFGGDPLEGAGFTAYDVTDAYLALIAGGKSQAEATKEIADNASDYTTVAKAEQKTDANGQTTFEGLALKDGDKDKVYMFVETSTPGNVSVTTKAAPIVLAMPIYTFKDGKYSDTINTNVQVYPKNETKTDKKEVANLDKFTEVKGADGNVLYHNLTTGDEIEYKLTLNIPADILEDGVTYSVTDTPTAGLAYVKDSFAATGLVAGTDYELAEDSATGGFTVTLKQSENVGKLAGSQLIATYKMKLTAEVNPDDLVNNSAQVKIGNNLQDKITPPTQFGTGGYKFVKKDSQSGATLSGAEFVVKQDSNFAIFEDAKNTKGEYIFKEWTTDEAKATKIVSDDKGELKVIGLKNGGYRLEEKATSSDKYVLLDEDVDFTVEHGQYGSQELKSVLNTPKGLLPSTGGNGIYAFLIIGSALMIGAYAWFKKSKTQAEV; translated from the coding sequence ATGAAGAAATTATGGAAAACACTTTTTGCAGCACTACTTGTAGTGCCTTTATTCACCGGCGTGTTTGGTGCGAAAACAGTAAGTGCTGCTGAAGCAACAACGACAAATGTAACGATCAACAAACGAATCTGGAAAGATGGCGAAGCTCCAGCACAAGGTTCCATGCAAAATACTGGGGAAGAAATGGACTTTGGTGGAGATCCACTTGAAGGAGCCGGCTTTACAGCCTATGATGTAACAGATGCTTATCTTGCTCTGATTGCAGGTGGTAAGTCACAAGCAGAAGCAACAAAAGAAATTGCTGATAATGCGTCAGATTACACAACTGTAGCAAAAGCAGAACAAAAAACGGATGCCAATGGTCAAACAACTTTTGAAGGACTTGCTTTAAAAGACGGTGACAAAGATAAAGTCTATATGTTTGTTGAAACAAGCACGCCAGGCAATGTTTCCGTAACGACAAAAGCCGCTCCAATCGTTTTAGCAATGCCAATCTATACGTTTAAAGATGGCAAATATTCAGATACAATCAATACCAACGTTCAAGTCTATCCAAAGAACGAAACCAAGACTGATAAAAAAGAAGTTGCCAATTTAGATAAGTTCACTGAAGTTAAGGGTGCTGATGGAAATGTTTTATATCATAACCTTACAACTGGCGATGAAATCGAATATAAATTAACTTTAAATATTCCTGCGGACATTCTGGAAGATGGCGTCACTTACTCTGTAACTGATACGCCAACTGCTGGACTTGCTTATGTAAAAGATTCTTTTGCAGCAACTGGTTTAGTAGCTGGAACTGACTATGAATTAGCTGAAGATTCTGCAACTGGCGGATTTACTGTTACTTTGAAACAAAGTGAAAATGTAGGAAAATTAGCTGGTAGTCAATTGATTGCTACTTACAAAATGAAATTAACTGCTGAAGTAAATCCTGACGATTTAGTAAACAATAGTGCCCAAGTAAAAATTGGTAACAACCTTCAAGATAAAATTACACCTCCAACACAATTTGGTACAGGTGGTTATAAATTCGTCAAAAAAGATTCACAATCTGGTGCAACCTTATCTGGTGCGGAATTTGTCGTAAAACAAGACTCTAACTTTGCAATATTTGAAGATGCTAAAAACACTAAAGGTGAATATATCTTTAAAGAATGGACGACTGATGAAGCAAAAGCAACGAAAATCGTTTCTGACGACAAAGGTGAGTTGAAAGTAATTGGTTTGAAAAATGGTGGCTATCGATTAGAAGAAAAAGCGACTTCAAGTGATAAATATGTGTTACTTGATGAAGATGTCGATTTCACTGTTGAACACGGTCAATATGGCAGTCAAGAACTAAAGTCTGTTCTTAACACGCCTAAAGGTCTGCTTCCATCAACAGGTGGTAACGGGATCTATGCCTTCTTAATTATCGGTTCTGCTCTTATGATCGGTGCTTACGCTTGGTTCAAGAAATCTAAAACACAAGCTGAAGTCTAA